DNA sequence from the Plasmodium brasilianum strain Bolivian I chromosome 4, whole genome shotgun sequence genome:
catgtttaTGTACTTGTGTGCGCATATGTTTTGATACATGAATTCGTatctgtttttatatatgtatgcacatatgttaAACTACGAATACATCAAAGAATGTTCACATTTTActttagcaaaaaaaaatgtcaaGGAAATTCCCAAATGACAATGAGAGTGGAGCTGTTTAAAAGACATccactatttttttttttttttccccttaaAAATTCATGGTGCAAGAATAAATATGCGCATAATAAACGTAGAAAACGCCCAAATAAGAaaacatacgtatatattttgctataaaaaaagaaaagtaaaaatgagaagattatttgttaaaggatttcaaaaatatattaaaattagatGAACTGAATtcctttataaaaataagaaattttatgaaataccAAAAAACATCCATTTTACTCATTGTGTGCAgcagatatatattttcaaaatgtatgtacgtacatatatatatatatgtatttgtgcatatatatatatatatacatatatacgtacatacattaTTTATGTGTTATTTCTGGTAGACAAGAGAATGCTTTAATTATTTGGGAAAAGGTTGAGCTCTAAGTCTAGTAATTAACTAcgctaattttaaaaaaagagatgttttcattaataaaCTTCGCTAAATAGTTGAACGtacttaataaataaaaccacaatagtttatataaaaatacatttttaaggaaaaaaaaaaacatttgaACCTCTCtcgtttttttataaataatcaaGACAGTTaagctttaaaaaatagtttaaCTTTAAGATATTCGTGTAAAATTgataaattcaaaaaagaataaaaaaaaagatagtaaaaaaggagaaaaaattaaaaggcaTCTTTTAACATTCTGTGCTATTtttaatcataaaaaaaaaaaaattctcttAAGAAGAAAAATCATCAAACGCTTATGAGATCTACAATAACGGTGAAATTGAATAGGGACTGTCGAAAATATCAAGTTTTGCTTTACGTattatttcccttttttttaatctgtGATTTTGCATgacctctttttttttttctttccgttttttcccctttttttcccctttttttttttttttgggctTATGCCTTATCAGCATGGAATTATGTAACATGTTTTTGATTACACATACATTGTATATAacctttattttaatgagCAAATATCTTTAGTCATCACATTAACTGTATTGCTCACCTTTATTTTTGGCACTCTCCCCTCTTTTAAGCCTCTTtgttttacttcattttattttatacatatatatacatatatatattaatttatttattagttacgcatttacttatttgcgcatttatttacatgtatacTCACGTATTTTTACCCATTTTTTTCCATCAGCacgcatatgtacatatatatgtatgcccTTTATTTAAGTTgtacaaaattaatttatccAAAGTATAGCGTTCCCATAGGGTAAACtctttttaaacaaatttatttgtatttaagagctttttttcttccctttTAATTACGAATTTGCACATaagcatataataaatatattagcaCATCCATTGAAAAAATCCAATGTTTACAACTTGTAATTAAATCTTCGGAATATACCTTACATGTGCATGTACATTCACgtgttacatatatgtacaaaatttAGTTGAACTTGCAAAAATTTTCCACGCGTCCTAAAGTTTTCCATACTGACGCATATATTTTCGTTAGCGTGTCGCATTAACCCTTtgcatgtacatacacataagcatacatacaaatatatatacaaacatacatacaaatatacatacaaacatacatacaaatatacatacaaacatacatacaaacatacgtacaaacgtacatatgtacaaacatacatacgtacaaacatacatacgtacaaacatacatatacacgtacatatatatatacatatatatatatatatatatatatatatataatatatatgtatacataacaAACCCTTGCAGGCACACGGTAACTCCACACAATCCCCGGCGCATTTATCTTGCAGTTTTCTGCCAACATCGATAAATGTGttcaaaaggaaaaaatttatttgataAGGACAGTGATGATGATATCGGAAGGAAGAGGAAGCGCTTGAAAAAGGTTTCAAGTAATTTATTTGATAACGAAGAGGATGATGACGAtgatttttttgataatgaAGGAAAAGATAAATCTCTAAGCAAAAGTGTTGTTGAAAttaatgatgatgatgaggTGGAGGaaggtaataaaaatatactagaGAAAAAATCGCTTAATAAAAAGGCATCGAACAAACCTGTATATTATGATATtacttcatattttaaacCTAGctctaaaaaaatagatgttaatagtaataataatagtaataataataataataataatagtaacaatagtaatagtaacaatagtaatagtaacaatagtaatagaaacaatagtaatagtaacaatagtaatagtaacaataggaatagtaacaataggaatagtaacaatagtaatagtaacaataggAACAATAATTATAGTAGTAATCGTAATAACAGTGTAATGATAAAAAGCAGCTCAAATAATAGCAGTAAAATTCCTGTGAAAAATGTGAGtgaatattttgatttattagaaaaagaccaaaaaaatgtaaaaggaGAAAATGCAAAGCCTAAcctaaaaagagaaagaggACAAGAAGGAGAACAAGATGTTGATATTATTGAGGaagaaagatataaaaaaaaactcacttcttttggaaaaaataaaacaaagatGGAAAATAATGACACAACACAAAAGTTTGACTATTTACCATTCAATAATCTAAAATTTGTACTAACAGGAGTATTCAAGAATTTTTCAAGAGATGATTTACAATCAAAGATTAAAGAACATGGTGGTAGTGTAATGTCAGCTGTGTCATCAAAAACtcattatttaattcatGGTGAATATTTGGAAGATGGAAGACTATACAATGAAGGgaggaaatatttaaaagcaTTTGAATTACaacaaaaaagtaattctatcattaaaatattaaatgaggAACAGCTTTTGGAATTACTCCCAGAAGGGAAAAGTCATCCACAATATGAAGAGCAGTATGGTACACACAATGGTGATGCAAATAAGGAAAATTCAGATAAATCAGAATATCAagattttgtaaaaaaacaaCAGAGCGATTATTcaacaaattataaaagcGCTAGTGACAACTACAGTAGCAGCAACATGCTCGATAAGGAAAGTAGAAAAGACAAACATGATAATGGCCTAGGAAACTACAACAATGAAGTGGATGAAAGGAATAAATTAAGCAATAACAAAGTGCTCAATCAACTTTGGGTTGAAAAATATAGAcccaaaaatattaatgaattagTTGGTAATAATCAAAATGttctaaaattaaaaaattggcTAGCCAGTTGGGAAGATGTATGTATAAggggaataaaaaaacaagtaACTAAAACATTTCGAGGTATCtatgaaaatgtaaatgcACGTTGTGCTTTACTAAGTGGTGCTGCAGGTATTGGAAAAACAACGACTGCAAAGATTATATCAGAAGCTTCAGGATACAATGTAATCGAATTTAATGCTTCAGATGAACGAAATAAAGCAgcaattgaaaaaattagtGAAATGGCAACTGGAGGATATTCTATAGCTTCGTTAAAAAGTCGTAAGTTATCAAAAACTTGTATTATAATGGACGAAGTAGATGGTATGTCAAGTGGTGATAAAGGTGGGAGTGCagcaattttaaaattaatagaaaaaacaaaatgtcctattatatgtatatgtaatgaTAGGcaaaatagtaaaatgaGAACATTAGCTAATAAATGTTATGATTTAAAATTTACTGTACCAAATAAAAATGCTGTTGTTAAAAGACTTTTAGAAATATGtaagaaagaaaatattatgatgGAACCTAATGCCTTGGAATTATTATGGGAAACTACCGTAGGAGATATGAGACAAATGTTAAACACACTGCAACTGTTATCAAAAACATATAAGAGGATACAATTtttagatttaaaaaaagaattaaataattctaataaaaatgtacagTCTTTAGCTAACCCTTTTGAAA
Encoded proteins:
- a CDS encoding replication factor C subunit 1: MCSKGKNLFDKDSDDDIGRKRKRLKKVSSNLFDNEEDDDDDFFDNEGKDKSLSKSVVEINDDDEVEEGNKNILEKKSLNKKASNKPVYYDITSYFKPSSKKIDVNSNNNSNNNNNNNSNNSNSNNSNSNNSNRNNSNSNNSNSNNRNSNNRNSNNSNSNNRNNNYSSNRNNSVMIKSSSNNSSKIPVKNVSEYFDLLEKDQKNVKGENAKPNLKRERGQEGEQDVDIIEEERYKKKLTSFGKNKTKMENNDTTQKFDYLPFNNLKFVLTGVFKNFSRDDLQSKIKEHGGSVMSAVSSKTHYLIHGEYLEDGRLYNEGRKYLKAFELQQKSNSIIKILNEEQLLELLPEGKSHPQYEEQYGTHNGDANKENSDKSEYQDFVKKQQSDYSTNYKSASDNYSSSNMLDKESRKDKHDNGLGNYNNEVDERNKLSNNKVLNQLWVEKYRPKNINELVGNNQNVLKLKNWLASWEDVCIRGIKKQVTKTFRGIYENVNARCALLSGAAGIGKTTTAKIISEASGYNVIEFNASDERNKAAIEKISEMATGGYSIASLKSRKLSKTCIIMDEVDGMSSGDKGGSAAILKLIEKTKCPIICICNDRQNSKMRTLANKCYDLKFTVPNKNAVVKRLLEICKKENIMMEPNALELLWETTVGDMRQMLNTLQLLSKTYKRIQFLDLKKELNNSNKNVQSLANPFEITLKLLNFHESSKLKVREIMDLFFVDYELIPYFISENYTNVFNDNDKSPNSINKWNAFAQISYDLALADKIKYNMKTTMDFSLLPHFSILSCVCPVMRIKLLKLFMSGRINFPSAFGKISTFNKNKRLLNELCFNISYKLNVCPKYMVTSGFLSYIYFKIMTPLLKNNINEAIELMEEYNITREMITEILPSLRLPNQENLYDKLDSKVKASFTRLYNSSHVIKNDPNSLRKGLTSTEKKSTFKINEYESDEDMDELSESKEDKDDDILVKSKIDRKPTIKNRSAAKPKAPSKNIKKR